In the Pseudorasbora parva isolate DD20220531a chromosome 23, ASM2467924v1, whole genome shotgun sequence genome, one interval contains:
- the fhl1b gene encoding four and a half LIM domains protein 1b: MADRSNCFYCREDLSGKKFVRKDEKQVCVRCFDKFCANTCTECRRPISTESKELHHKGRYWHSDCFRCAKCYKNLAKESFTSKDDRVLCGTCSSREDAPRCHGCYKPILAGTENVEYKGNSWHDECFTCYQCQKPIGSKSFITKNNNIYCSPCHEKKFAKQCACCKKPITTGGVNYQDQPWHSECFVCSSCRKPLAGTRFTSHEEKVYCVDCYKSTVAKKCSSCQNPITGFGKATNVVNYEGGSWHDYCFNCKKCSLNLAEKRFVARNGDIYCSDCSKKL; this comes from the exons ATGGCAGACCGTTCCaactgtttttactgtcgcGAGGACCTCAGTGGAAAGAAGTTTGTGAGGAAAGACGAGAAGCAAGTCTGCGTGCGATGCTTCGACAAGTTCTGCGCCAACACCTGCACAGAGTGTCGACGCCCAATCAGCACCGAGTCTAAG GAGCTTCACCATAAAGGCCGGTACTGGCACTCCGATTGTTTCCGATGTGCCAAGTGCTATAAGAACCTGGCCAAGGAGTCCTTCACCTCAAAAGATGACAGGGTCCTGTGTGGGACGTGTAGCTCACGTGAGGATGCCCCTCGCTGCCATGGCTGCTACAAGCCCATACTGGCAG GCACTGAAAACGTGGAATACAAAGGCAACTCATGGCATGATGAGTGTTTCACCTGCTATCAGTGTCAAAAACCAATCGGCTCCAAAAGTTTCATTACAAAGAACAACAACATCTACTGCAGCCCTTGCCACGAGAAGAAATTTGCCAAGCAGTGTGCTTGCTGCAAGAAG CCCATTACCACAGGAGGTGTGAATTACCAGGACCAGCCGTGGCATTCAGAGTGCTTTGTGTGCTCCTCCTGCCGAAAGCCTCTGGCTGGCACCCGCTTCACCTCCCACGAGGAAAAGGTCTACTGTGTGGACTGCTACAAAAGCACTGTGGCCAAAAAATGCAGCAGCTGCCAGAATCCCATTACAG GATTTGGCAAGGCTACGAACGTAGTGAACTATGAGGGAGGCTCTTGGCACGATTACTGCTTTAACTGTAAGAAGTGCTCTCTCAACCTGGCAGAAAAGCGTTTTGTAGCTCGCAATGGAGACATTTACTGCTCTGACTGCTCCAAGAAACTGTAA